CTTTTGCTTCAAATACAGTGGACATTGAGAATCGTCTTGCCGAGATAGAAAAGCAATGTGCAGACTTAGGCATTGAAATTTCAGCGAGCCCTAAGCTTGCAGAAGAGTACTCTCGCTTGAAAGGTCAGCTTACGGCAGGTGTTGATTTGTCTGCTTTGGAAACTGACGTTTATTCGGCATTGTATAGCTTTTTTAATCGCTATTATGACGAGGGTGATTTCATTTCAAAACGCCGCTATAAAGAAGGTGTATACGCCATTCCCTATGAAGGTGAGGAGGTCAAGTTATATTGGGCTAACCAAGACCAGTATTACATAAAGACTGCTGAGAACTTCAAGGATTATACCTTTATTGACGAAGGGCGTAAAGTTCATTTCCGTATCGTGGATGCCACAACAGAGCAGAATAACAACAAGGAAAGCAATGACAAAAAGCGTACGTTCATGCTTTATGAGGAGACTGACGAAAAGCCTGAACTTAAGACAATGGAAATATTAAATGGTGAGCTTTATATTCGCTTTGTTTTTGATGTTCCTGCTGATAAGAAGATCAAATATGCCGAAGAAAATTATAAGAAAATCAGCGCTGCTATATCCAGTCAATTTAAAGACTGGTTTAGTTTACTACGTCCGGCTGCAACGAAAGACCAAAAGAAAGTTAAATCTGTGTTGGAGAAGCATTTAGAAAGCTATGTTGCCAAAAATACATTTGATTACTTTATACATAAGGATTTACGTGGTTTCTTAACGAGAGAGTTGGACTTTTTTATTAAAAGCGAGGTCATTCACCTTGACGATATTGATACAACAGATGAAAAAAGAGTGGATGCTTATATTGCCAAAGTAAGGGCTATTAAGCGTGTTGGAAAAATCATTATTGATTTCGTTGCACAAATTGAGAATTTTCAGAAAAAACTATGGCTCAAAAAGAAATTCGTAGTTAGCACGGATTGGTGTATTACGCTGGATAGCATTGATGAGGCTTTTTATGAGGAAATCATAAAGAACAAGATACAAGTACAGGAATGGGTTGATATGTATGCAATCAATGAGATTGAGGGCGATTCGACAACAGTAGCATACTCTGAACCATTGACGTTGGATTTTTTGCATCAAAACAAGAATCTTATAGTTGATACAAAGTATTTTTCAACAGACTTTAAGGACAGGTTGATTTCAAGTTTTGAGAATATTGAAGAGCAAACCGGAGGTTTGATGTTTCATAGTGATAACTTTCAAGCCATTAACTTACTGCTTGAAAAGTATTATGAGAAAATTAGGTTGATATATATTGACCCTCCTTATAATACGGATGCAAGTAAAATTCTTTATAAGAATGGATATGAACATTCAAGTTGGATTTCTCTAATGGAATCAAGGCTCATGGCTGCCAAAAAACTTATTTCACCTAAAGGTATTATTGAAGTTGCTATTGATGATTATGAATTCAGGTATATAAATTTATTACTTGATGAAGTGTTTGGAATTAATAACGCTATTTCAAACATTGCAATCTTCACAAATCCTAAAGGGCGTGACCAAGGATTTATTGCACAAGCGCATGACTATACACTTTTATATGCAAAAGATAAACGATTTGCACAGACTAATAACTTTATACTTAGTGACGAGGAAATAAAAAAGAAATTCTCAAAACAACAAGGCGAGCAGGCGTTAAGAGAACTACCGCTTAAAAGGACAGGAACTGGAAAGCGTAGAGAAGAACGTCCTTATATGTTTTTTCCATTCATTTATGATATAAGTGCTAAAAAACTTAGTGTTATACCTGAAGATGAATATAAAAAAATATATAATCCTGAAGATGATACTTTCAATGATGATTTTGTAAGGGAATTGCAAAAAGAATATGAAGAAAAAGGTTGTGCTTTTCTTTTACCACTTAGTAGCAAAGGGGAAAATCTACGTTGGCGTTGGGGATATAAGAGTTGCTGTAAGGGCTGTGAAAATGGAACATTGTTTGCCAAGTCTATGAGAGACGGAAGATATGCCGTTTATCAATATGATTTTGCCGATTCAGAGGCGACTCCTAAGTCTCTTTGGTTCGGAGAACGCTACGATGCATCGTCTAAAGGGACAAATATCCTTGAGAGCATATTACCTAATAACCCATTTGATTATCCAAAAAGTCTTTACACAGTTGAGGATAATATAATAATCGGGTCTGATGAAGCTGACGTAGTATTAGATTTTTTTGCAGGTTCAGGAACAACGGGTCATGCTGTAATCAATATTAATAGAACAGTTGATGATTCACAACGAAAATATATTCTTGTAGACATGGGTGAATATTTTGATTCAGTCATAAAAGCGAGAATGAAAAAGGTTATTTATGCTAATGATTGGGAGAATGGAAAGCCAAAAAATAGGACAACAGGTGTAACTCATATTATGAAGTATCACCATTTAGAAAGCTATGAAGATGCTCTATCAAATATCAGTCTTTCTGAAGAAAAGCATAAAATGTCCGTATTGTTCGGTGATGAATATTTAATCAATTATATGTTTGACGTTGAGGCTAAAGATAGCATGATAAATCTTGACAGCTTTAAAATGCCATTCAGTTATAAAATGAAAATTAATGAGAATAACGAAACCAAGGAGAAAATAGTTGACCTGTGCGAAACTTTCAATTATCTCATTGGTATTAACGTGGTGCGTCAAAGTGTGGTTTCGTACTTTAAAACAGAGCCTGACAAAGCAGGGATTTATGAAGGTGCGGTGCAGTTAACCGAGGATATTGATGGAGAATTTGCATTTAAACAGATTGAGGGTATACTTCCAGATGGGCGACATACACTAATTATTTGGCGTACCATCACGGATAATCTGATTGAGAGCAATGCCGCTCTGGATGCTTATTTCAATAAGCACCGTATAAATCAGCTTAACCGTGAATTTGACATAATCTATGTTAATGGGGATAACAACCTTGAAAATCTAAAGGCAGATGAGGAACATTGGAAGGTTAATATGATAGAGCCTGAATTTAAGCAGCGTATGTTTGAGGAGGTATAAGCAGTGGCAAAAAAGAAGAAGACAGAGATAACCATAAAATTCAATGACCAACTGTTACTGTTCAGGTACTTCCTAAATTTGTTCGGAAAGAACACGCTCGCTTCTCTTGCAGGACAATTAAACAGTATGGAGCAAGAAGGATACAACGAAAATCAAAATACATGGTTTTATGTATACTTAGATCGTATCTGCACTGTTAATAAGGATATAGTAAAAATAAACCGTGATAAACTACGTTTGTATGATGAGAATATCTGTCGGTATGTAAAGCAGATAGGAGATAAGCGTGGGGGTATTGTGCTGAAGTACTTTCAGTACATATCTTTGCTGTTTACTGAGATGTATTTAGATAGATATTTTTTCGATAAAGATGAGTTTTGCAAGGATTTAAACGAGTACGCAAAACAGGTATCTACTCAAACAATGGGTAAGATTGATATTGAGTTTAAGCCCGAAGGAATGAATAAGTTGGCATTCATGTGTGCAACCGGCAGCGGAAAAACTTTGATTACTCACGCAAATATTCTGCAGTTTTCATATTATCTGAAAAGGGCTCAAAGGTTGAATAGTCATTTAACCATAAACAAGGTGATTTTGCTTTCACCTAATGAGGGGATGTCTAATCAGCATTTAGAGGAATTAAAGCTATCTTCAATTACAGCTGCTCTGTTCCAGAAGGATACTGGTTTTCTTTCGCAAAGGGAAGACGTCATTATTATCGACATGAATAAGCTGAAAGAAGAAGGTAAAATTAAGACCGTTTCTATTGATAGCTTTGAGCAAAACAATCTAGTACTGGTTGATGAGGCTCATCGTGGGCTTGCTGGTGACGTGTGGTATGATTACCGATCTCGCCTGTCTGCCGATGGGGGGTTTGCTTTTGAGTATTCCGCAACATTTAAGCAGGCTATGAAGACCTTGAAACCAACCAAAGATAAGGATTTGCTGGATGAGTATTGCACATCAATAATCATGGATTACTCCTATAAATACTTTTATGAAGATGGATATGGCAAGGAATATCGCATTTATAATTTAAAAGATGGAATAGACGAGGAACAGCGTCATTTATATTTGACTGGCTGCTTACTCTCGTTTTATCAGCAGCTTAAATTGTTTGAATCATATCCAAAAGAATTTGCACCTTTTGAGATTGAAAAACCATTGCTTGTGTTTGTGGGTAACCGTGTAACTGCAAAAACTTCTAATGCTGAAATGACTGATGTGGAGGAAGTAATAGAATTCATAGATAAGTTTGTAAACCGTAAAGCGAAGACGATTGAACGTTTAAACGCCGTACTTAATGAAGATACAGGATTGATGGATGGCAGGGGTGCTGAGCTTTTTTCACAGGATTTTAATGCGTTAAAATCAATATTTGGTGGTTCTCCAAAGGCAGAAGACATTTATACTGACATCCTGAGGTTGGTTTTTAACAGTGATACTTCATCTGAAGAACCACGCTTGCACATTGAAAATATCAGGCAGGTGCCAGGTGAGATTGGGTTAAAGATAGGAGAGTACGGAGATTATTTCGGTGTCATCAGTATTGGTGATACGGCTGGCCTGGTGAAGAATTGTGATAAGAAAGGGATTGTTGCCAAAACTGAGGAATTTGTTTCAGAATCCTTGTTTAGGAATATAAATAACTCTACTTCAAATATAAAAGTACTTGTCGGCTCACGAAAATTCACTGAAGGCTGGAATAGCTGGAGAGTTTCAACGATGGGTCTGATTAACTTTGCAAAAGGCGAAGGCTCTCAGGCGATTCAGTTGTTCGGTAGAGGTGTGCGTTTAAGAGGATATCATGGTTGTCTGAAACGCAGCCGTAAATTAGATGACCAGAGTATTAATGTGCCAAAACATATTGAATTACTTGAGACGCTGACTATATTTGGAATTAGGGCGCAGTACATGGAGGATTTCAAGAAATACCTTGAGCTAGAAGAAATGTCAGCTAATGAGAAGCCTCATGAATTTACACTTCCTGTTGTCAGCAGGTATGATATGGTTAAAGAAAAAAAACTTAGAGTCATTAAGCTAAAGTCTGGGGTAAACTTCAAAAAGCAGTCTCGCAGATTGGTACTGGATAAGCCTGACGAAAGATTTATGAGTTACCTTGTGAAGAATAAGATAACAATTGATTGTCGTTCAAAGGTGCAAACCATTGAATCTAGCTTTAGTATGCAGATGATGTCGGTAACCGATGAACATACTCTGGATAAGGAGTACATTCCATACTTAGATTATGACCGCATGTTTGAGGAACTGGAAGCATATAAAAACGAGAAATTCTATTACAATATCAGCATTGAGAAGGACAGACTTAAAGATATCTTGTTGGTGGATGGGTGGTACTCGCTTATCATACCAAAAATGCACATCAAGATAGATTCCTTTGAAAAACTGGAGGCAGCAACGGATTACTGTGTAATGGTGATGAAAATCTACATAGATAAGTTTTTCAAGTATGAAAAGGAACGCTGGGAAGCTCCTTTTCTCGAATATCAGGAACTTACAGCAGATGATAATAATTTTGTATCAGAATATTCATTAAAGTATGCAGATTTGTTTGACGGTGATAATGGAGCCGAACAAGTCGAGGGATTCATAACAGAGCTGACTGCTCTATTGGACAAGGATAAAGGAATTGCTGAATATGAGAGAGCTGTATTTAGCAAATCTTTAGTTGCCTTTGACTTTCATTCACACCTATATGCACCACTTATTAGCTTGAAATCCAATGGATTGAAAATACAGATATCTCCTGTAAGCCTTAATGAAGATGAAAAACTGTTTGTGGACAGACTAAAAAACTATACTGAAAAAAATAAAGAAGTATTCGACAACAGAAATCTTTACTTGCTTCGTAACAAAAGTAAAGTAGGCATGGGTTTTTTCGAAGCAGGCAATTTTTATCCAGATTATGTTTTATGGATAGATACGCCTGAAGTACAATATGTATCATTCATAGATCCTAAGGGACTAATGAGGGTTAGACCTGATGATCCGAAGGTGGAGTTTTACAGGAAAATTAAGGAACTGGAAGATCGCTTGCAGCCATCATGTACAGATAAAAAAATTGTGTTAAATTCCTTTATTATGTCTGGTACAAAATCAGCTGATTTGCGTGAATGGTGGCAGATGAGCAAGCCAGAGCGTGAGTCAAAGCATGTTCTTTGCCTTGACAACGATGATTGTATTGATATCATGGTTAGCAAAATACTGGATTAATACATGTCAGATAAAATGATAAAATTAAACAAATTTGTTTAAAATTTAAAAGTAGGAGAGCTGCCGAATGGTGGCTCTTTTTTTCTGCGTTTTTATATACTAGTTGCTAACTCAGGCTATCATTAACTACATTTGCCCAAACATTGCAATAGTGTAATGACTAGTTAGGATTTTTATTCAAACATGGCATCTTGTGTAGAACATTGAGCATTAGAGGGCAGTCATCTTTCGTTTCCATCAACATCTTCATTTAGATATTAAACCTAATGTAAGTGTATACATCAAATCAAAATTTTGATGATTCATTTACAAAGGGGGATTTTTAAGTGTATAGAATATTGAGAGCTGGTAGAAAACAGCTCAAGGAAACAGGGTTTAGCAGGATGACAGAAGTAAGCTATTGCTACAACCAAAGAAGAAAACAAAATGAGCTCACTGACTTAGTAGGCATTATTACTAAGGATGGAGGTGTTCATTGATGGCAGATAAGAAGTTGATTATAGGGGCAACCGAAACTACAGAGGTTATTTATATTGGATCAAATCTTAAGGCCAAAGGTGGTAAAAGAGAAATGCAGGGTTATTATTTAGGTGATAAAACTTCTGAATTTAATTACGATAAAGATGGCCGTCAAGTTCATGAAAAAGAAATTATTGTAGGCAAATATCATGCTAAGAATTATAAGCAACGCAATAAAAATAGGCGTAACCTTGTTAAAGAACTCATCGAGAATAATTTTCAAACAAGAAAATGTATGATGATAACTCTAACATTTGCCAATATCGTAAAAGAGCAACCAAAGAGCACTAGCTTAAGTAGCAAAAAAAACAACCTATTCCAGGAAATTTACCAAGACTTGGAAATCATAGAGGGCAATTTCTTGAAAACAATGAACGATATTTTTACACCAGACAATGTAATAGAAAATAAAGAAAAGATTAACGACGTAGCATATGACGATAAATATCACGATTTAAAAACCTGCAACAAGGAGTTCAAAAAATTCATACAGAAAATGAACTACAGATATGAAAATTTTAAATATGTTGCAGTTATGGACAAGCAGGAAAATGGCAATTGGCATTATCACATTATATGTAATCTTAACTATATAGAATATAACGAACTTAAAGGAATCTGGAACTTGGGTGGAGTGTTTATAGGTAAAATAGGAAGCAAGAATCAGCTGCTAAAAGTAACGAACTATCTTAAGAAAAATATGATTAATGCAAGATTATATTTAAAAGGCGAAAAGGGTTATCTGGCATCTAAGGGGTTAAATAGAAATATTGTCCTCCGTTCATGGGCAACAAATGAACAGACAGAATTCCAAGAGCAAGGACAACGGCTTGAGGAAATAAAAAGAGAAGTTGAGTATAGCAAAAAACGCATTGTTGAGCATAATTACTCTTCGTGGGAAATGCGTGATGGCTACTCTACAGAAATAGAACGTAATTGTACATTTAAATACTATACCTATCCAATTGAATCCAATCAATATTTTACATTTGCAGATACTGCCATAAGAAAACATGGTGGATAACATAACGGTTTCTTTATTTATCAATAAAGATGTGAATTAGACGAAAGAATCTTTTAAAAAAATAAAAATAAATATGAGATAACCCAAACCAAAGCCGCAGCTTGTGCGGCACGATGTAAACTGAAAGGTGAAAAAGAGGTCTACTTATATAAAAGAGGACCTCTTTTACCCTTAAATGGTAATGACATTTTATAAATTAATATAAGCTACCCCCTAAGCATGATTTTCAATAGATAAAAACCACACAAAAGAAAAGGAGGGAATTAACATGATTATACTACCAGAGATACCAATAATTTTGGAATTTGACAACAAATTAATAAAGACACCAGCCATGTGGTCGCTTGCATTAGCTTTGAACTGCACCCTAGGATATTACATAAAGAAACATAACAAAAAAATGTTACGTGCTATTTATGATGATCAATCAGCAATCATGCCAAAGAATGACGCAGCACTGCTTTTGCAGGTATCCACAGAGCAGGAAACTATTATTATAACGGGTAAGGCTGTAAAAGAAGGAGCAAAAATAACTATAATGACACAGGTTAGTTTTGATGTATATTATTTTGTAGTCTTGCAAAGTAATTTATTACAGTCGCTGCCAGTGGTAACAGATGAATCTTTGCATCATGACTTAAAATTATTAAAAAAACTGATAAATCCAAGTACTGAGACGCAAAAATTATTTCATAACAAGGTTCTAAAGATTGGGGGTAGTATGGATGATACATATTGATATGACCAAAACAGTAGTAACAGATAAGCAGGCGGCAAAATTTATGTTAGACATATTGGAGCTATACCAAAAGGAAAGTTTAGTGATTAATGACATTCAATTTAGAAGCAAATCATCTCAGGCTAAGGAAATGATTCGCCTTAAAAAAGGAAGAGAGAAGTTTTTAAATGCTCTGGATGAGCTAGTTAAAATTAGCGATCAGCTTAAGGATTTTGCTAGTATGGATTCTGATGCTCAAATTGATAAACTTCTGCATGTGCTAGAGGCATTAATAGGTTTATCAGTCAGTATTGTAAATGTAGAAAATGAGAATTGTAGGAACAATTGCGACATTTTATAGGCTAGTTGTCAGAGTAAATAAGGCGATGTCTAAATCTTCAATCTGTGTTATTGTAGGGTAAATGCTTTTTTTAGTGGGATTCTGCTATGTGTCAATCAAAATGACAAATGTTGTGGTTTTAGTTAGTGAAAAAATAGTTAACTAACTAAATTATGCTCTAATATGGGTGAAGAAATGGGGATGTAAAGTGAGTAAAATGGTTTTTAAAGAAAAATATTTGCTGGAATAGAAAAATATATTTGAAAGGGTGTAATAGAAAGATGACAGTAAATAAGATTTCCACAGAGAACATAGATAAAAAGTTAGACGAGCTTCTTGCCAATCAGAAATTATTGATGGAACATTTGAAAATGCAATCAGGCAGAAAATTAAAAGGCGCCAGCCTTAGGGAGCAGGTAAAGTACTTAACGGAGCATGGTTATTCTATAAGGGAAATAAGCTCTATGCTTAAATGCTCTGCCACTACAGTATCAGCTAAAAGATCAGAAATTAATACAATAGGTAGTAATATAGAACAATAAATGGTACTATGCAGCGTTTGTTTGGCTTATGCTAACATAGCCAAAATCTAAAATATCGAGGATTATTGCTCTAAAATGAAAAAGAGTGTTAAATAGTACAACGCTCTAAAAGATGTTTCAAAATTCCAATATAGTTTTATTGGATCAGATTTTGCGCCATATGGGTATATTAGCAGTTTGCTCTATTAGGGTATAGTCATATGGACAGGGTGACTTTTAGAGTTTTGGAGCTTTAATAATACTTGTTATATGGAGGAATTGACTATGAAGGTAGGATATATTCGTGTATCAACCACAGAACAAAATACGGAACGGCAAAAAGCAATTATGGAAGGTCTTGGGGTAGAAAGATTATATACTGATATGCTGTCAGGGAAAAATACAGACAGGCCACAGCTTAACGCACTGCTGGACTTTGTTCGTGAGGGTGATATCGTAGTGGTTGAGAGTTATTCAAGGCTGGCACGTTCCACAAAGGATTTACTGGACTTGGTAGAAAAGCTGAATCAGAAAAAAGTGCAGTTTATCAGCCAAAAAGAAAATATTGACACATCAACGCCACAAGGTCGGTTGATGTTTACTATGTTTGCAGGACTGGCACAGTTTGAGCGTGAATGTCTGTTGCAGCGGCAGCGTGAAGGCATTGAAATTGCTAAGCAGCAAGGTAAGTACAAAGGTAGACCTAAAAAGTCATTGGATAACTTCACGGAGCTATATGTTTCTGTAAAAAATGAAGAAATAAGCGTATCTAAGGCAAGTAAGCTATTAGGGGTGTCACGCTCAACCTTTTACAGGAAAATGAAGGAGCATGAGGATAGCAGCGAGATTGATTTTGGCTAACCTCTCCCCTTCTGCCCTAGAAAATCCTTGGTATACAGTATGGAAAAATTGAATAACAGGGACTAATTATCTACATTATGTTAAAATTCAAGTCGATTGTGAGTATTTAATTGGTTTCTATAATCAGTCAAAAGCAAGGCAATGAAAAAGGAAAGCAGGATAAATTCTTCATATAGTACAGTTCGGATAAATTGGTGATGCAACAAAATGAAAAGGACTTTAATTGAAGGTTTATTAATTTCCAAAGTTTGTTGGGATTAAGAAAATGGAGGCTAAGAACATGGATTACATGGAGTACTACGGAAATTATATTTTTAATGAAATGTCGTATGAGGACTTAGTGCAAGAAATATTGCGTTTAAATTGGTTTGTAGATGAAATGCAAAAAACGATTGATAAGCTTGAAAAGATCAACGATACGTTAATGAAAAAACACCCTGCATTTAAGGAAAATATAAATGCTGATGACATTATGGATAAACTGTTGGATGGCGATAGTCTTACCAAGATAGGCAAATGCTATGGTTGCGATAAAAAGACTATTAAAAATCGGCTATATCGGGAGCAATATACAGATAGAGATATTGCCAAACTAAGGCAAGGAATTGATGTGCGCAAGGAAGATTGGTTTAATAATGGATATTAATTGGTGGCAGTTGCCTGAAGATATATACAAGGGGAAAAAACATCCGGGGAAAACAGATTCACTAGGGTAACAGTTGAAAGATATTAAAACGGAGTAGCCATAGGATCCAGCATTTTGGGTTTTATGGCTATTCTTCACTCCCTACCCTCAATATATATAAAGCAGGAAAATAACAAAATAGAATGGAAAAAATATAGAACACTATAAGAAAGAATTACATTAATTTAGTGCTATCACGAAGCCTTAAAAACCTTGATGTTGATTTGTATGTGGCTTTTACTTTATAATTAGTATAGAAAAGTTTAGGAGGTTCATTAATGGAAATAACTTTTAATAGTAATAGAGAAATCGACTTTTATTTAAAAAAAGCCTATATGACCATAGACCCAAACAAAAATGTACTATACCTGAGAGGGTTTATAAGTAGAAAAGTAAATGCCAATGATGTGCAAGAGATAGGAAGACATTATGCGGCATATATGAATAATAACTTGATATCAGTAGGTTTAAAGAAGGAATATGACTTTAATCATAATAACCTATTGCCAATTTTAGAAGAAATAACTTCTATGGTAATTCAGCAAAACCTTGATATACATGATATATTGAACCTTTGGGAAGATGAAAATGGTGCAAAATTAATTTCATATATCAATGTTGAACCAGAGAAATAAAAATAGAGGTCATGTCAAATATTTACAATTTTTATTTTCAATAGATAGAGAAAACCGAATAACAGATAAGTAAATATGTGTACTTAACCATAGAAAACTTCAAAACAGCCTTAAAATTCAAGCGCAATGGATTTTAAGGCTGTTTTTGGTGTTTGTTTTCAAAAATTATTTTTAGTATCTGGACTATAAGCGGGGTAATAAAATCAACTTTCTAAAAACTAAAAGCATAGCTCCAAACATTTTGAAAAAGATGTCTAAACCTTCCTTTAAGGTTGATTTTGGGGGAGTTGAAATCCTCCGAAATCAGCGTTATTGTGGTTTAAGGAGGTGATTCAGATAAATGGAAGTAGAAAATAAGAAAGTTACGAAACAAAGCAAAAAGCCAAAAGAACCTGCGGTAAAAGATGCCGTAAACCTTGTGACTAAAGAGGAATTCACAAGTTTAAGCGGCAGGTTAGATTCTATCCTTGAAAGATTTGATGGTATAGCCACTGAACTGGAAATGACCAATCATATTTGTAGGATTCTAATTGAATTGGTTGGTGGAGTAGACCCAGGGAGAAAAAATCTAACTAACCTTGAATTGGTAAAGCTTCGTAATGAAGGGGTTAAGGTCAAGGATTTGGCCAGAATGCAAGGCGTAAGCCAATGTGCTATGGGTAGAAAATTGAAAGAACTAAGAGAGGCAGGTATATTACATGATCGAGAAACAGAAAACAATTGAAGTGGCTATCAAAAATATGGTTAATAGCCATATGAACAGCTATAGTAGAGATTTAATTCTATGTGCTGAATTATTAAATCAGATTACAGAAAAGGGATTCGTGTTTGATTATACAAGGTTTAGCTTGGATGATCAGGAACTAGCCAGTGATATAGCATATCAAATATCTCATATGGAGGAGATGGTAAACAATGTAATTAAAAGTGAACGAAATAATCAACTCTATGCAGACGAGGAAATTGGTGAATTATACTGTGGAGATGATGAAGTTGACCAGTCAGCGAAAGAAAATGAGCCAAAGTTTGAATTTGATGATATTGGGGATTTTTTCCCTATCACGGATAATTGTGATAGTTTATCCGAGGTTTTAAGCTGCATGCAGATACCTCATATTATTTTTGACGGTACAGGGTATTGTTTTAACGGCAATTATTATTCTATAGTTGATGCTGGAATTGATCGAATGGTGCTTAAGGTTACTAAAATTCAAGAAAGCGATATAGACCCATTGTGTTTGGAGATTCTTAATAATCAGATGTAGTTACATCGGATGAAAGAGAAAAATTATGTTGTCCATTTATGGTTGTCAGAGTTATGGAGTTACTAATGTCCAGAACTAACCTAAGGGGTTTCCAAAGGATTTTAGGCTAGGGCTTAGGGTTAGATATGAAATGGGTGGTTTAAGCTGAGCCAGAGCAAACCAAGGGGGATTTAGAATTGGTGGATAAAAGTATCTGTACAGGAGAGATAAAAAAATGAAGGTGGTTTATGTAGAGCCAAACAAAGTGGCAGAAATCAGGAATATAGATTCAGGACTGAAGTCAATGCAAAAAGTCGTAGGCGGTTATATCGAGGCGATATATCCTTTTTCTGACCCTGTAGCAATTATATGTAATGAGGAAGGAAAAATAAATAGTTTGGAGCTAAACAGAGGACTTGCTGATGACAATGGGGATTTATATGAAATCATAGCTGGTTCTTTCTTTATCTGTTTAGCAAGACCTGATAGCGAAGATTTTGAAGGTCTTACAGATGAATTGGCCAGCAAGTATTTGGAAATATTCAAATATCCTGAAGTGTTTATGATGGAGAATAGAAAACTGGTATCTCTAAAGTGGGGTAAAAACTAATCATAATTATTAATTTGAACTACCAAGAGCAGGTGGCAGTTATCCTTTTTAGAGATAATTCGCCACCTGTTATTAATTTGGACTACTTGATGGTTAAAGGGCTGTATGCGAAATCATTTAGTCAACCAATCGTCTACTTAGAGCCTCAATCATTGGTAGTTTAGCGCTTAGACTTGAGTCAGAACGTCTTTCTATTACATAGCGTAAATCAAATTTAAGGAGAGATACGCTATGGGAAAAAAGGAAGTAACTAATCAAAATAATTTCAAAGAAAAAAAAGATGCATCTTTTGAGCGC
This genomic window from Oxobacter pfennigii contains:
- a CDS encoding rolling circle replication-associated protein encodes the protein MADKKLIIGATETTEVIYIGSNLKAKGGKREMQGYYLGDKTSEFNYDKDGRQVHEKEIIVGKYHAKNYKQRNKNRRNLVKELIENNFQTRKCMMITLTFANIVKEQPKSTSLSSKKNNLFQEIYQDLEIIEGNFLKTMNDIFTPDNVIENKEKINDVAYDDKYHDLKTCNKEFKKFIQKMNYRYENFKYVAVMDKQENGNWHYHIICNLNYIEYNELKGIWNLGGVFIGKIGSKNQLLKVTNYLKKNMINARLYLKGEKGYLASKGLNRNIVLRSWATNEQTEFQEQGQRLEEIKREVEYSKKRIVEHNYSSWEMRDGYSTEIERNCTFKYYTYPIESNQYFTFADTAIRKHGG
- a CDS encoding recombinase family protein, whose protein sequence is MKVGYIRVSTTEQNTERQKAIMEGLGVERLYTDMLSGKNTDRPQLNALLDFVREGDIVVVESYSRLARSTKDLLDLVEKLNQKKVQFISQKENIDTSTPQGRLMFTMFAGLAQFERECLLQRQREGIEIAKQQGKYKGRPKKSLDNFTELYVSVKNEEISVSKASKLLGVSRSTFYRKMKEHEDSSEIDFG
- a CDS encoding DUF3846 domain-containing protein; the encoded protein is MKVVYVEPNKVAEIRNIDSGLKSMQKVVGGYIEAIYPFSDPVAIICNEEGKINSLELNRGLADDNGDLYEIIAGSFFICLARPDSEDFEGLTDELASKYLEIFKYPEVFMMENRKLVSLKWGKN